A window of the Chloroflexus sp. Y-396-1 genome harbors these coding sequences:
- a CDS encoding phospholipase D-like domain-containing protein — MTRKSPPSQPRRLNRTQIILLFLLLALGYLINAGIIDLRRFGLDPATFGIETQPKPEVSGEIAVYFTTPSLVYPDVPRNRVTPPFLRDILTDIANARQSIELATFEYTLQPVAEALVAAYRRGVRVHLALDRESLEDPVDAKFAGIIEEAGIPISWEETTAFLHSKFIIIDQRIVWTGSWNVTINDTYRNNNNLLRITIPAIVENYRVEFAEMAAGRFGNSKQATTPFSRLTTAQATIENYFTPRERPATRIVELIANARRSVIFMAFSFTSDEIAGAMIARHQAGIPVRGVFEKRNAEGVGSEFGPLRDAGLNVLPDGNCYTMHHKVIVIDERIVITGSYNFTSRAERTNDENLLIIDDPTLAAAYLAEFERVFEQANNPTRCQ, encoded by the coding sequence ATGACCCGTAAGTCACCTCCTTCGCAACCCCGTCGGCTCAATCGTACCCAAATCATTCTGCTGTTTCTGCTGCTCGCCCTCGGCTACCTGATTAACGCGGGAATTATTGATCTGCGCCGTTTTGGTCTTGATCCGGCGACATTTGGTATCGAGACCCAACCCAAACCTGAAGTTAGCGGCGAGATCGCGGTCTATTTTACCACCCCATCGCTGGTCTACCCCGATGTACCGCGCAATCGGGTCACGCCGCCATTTCTGCGCGATATTCTGACCGACATTGCCAATGCTCGCCAGAGCATTGAATTGGCAACGTTTGAATACACGTTGCAGCCGGTCGCCGAGGCGCTAGTTGCCGCTTACCGACGCGGTGTGCGCGTCCATCTGGCCCTCGACCGTGAGAGTCTGGAAGACCCGGTTGACGCAAAATTCGCCGGTATTATCGAAGAAGCAGGTATCCCGATAAGTTGGGAAGAAACAACAGCCTTCTTACACAGTAAGTTTATCATTATCGATCAGCGTATTGTCTGGACTGGCTCGTGGAATGTGACGATCAACGACACTTATCGCAACAACAACAATCTGTTGCGAATTACTATTCCCGCAATCGTTGAAAATTATCGCGTCGAATTTGCCGAGATGGCGGCTGGTCGGTTTGGCAACAGCAAGCAGGCTACGACACCGTTTTCGCGCCTCACCACTGCTCAGGCCACGATTGAGAACTACTTTACGCCACGAGAACGACCGGCAACCCGCATTGTCGAACTCATCGCCAATGCCCGCCGGTCGGTGATATTCATGGCCTTTTCGTTCACCAGTGACGAGATTGCCGGTGCGATGATTGCCCGTCACCAGGCTGGCATTCCGGTACGCGGCGTCTTCGAGAAACGCAACGCTGAGGGCGTTGGTTCTGAATTCGGCCCGTTGCGAGACGCAGGTTTGAATGTCTTGCCCGATGGGAATTGTTATACGATGCACCACAAAGTGATCGTGATTGATGAGCGGATTGTGATTACCGGTTCGTACAATTTCACCAGCCGGGCCGAGCGCACTAATGATGAGAATCTATTGATTATTGATGACCCAACCCTGGCCGCGGCGTATCTTGCCGAGTTCGAGCGGGTATTTGAGCAGGCCAATAATCCGACCCGTTGTCAGTAG
- a CDS encoding ABC transporter permease: MSEIEMNGTVGLSVSTRAQQMTSRLSPRPRTLLSDAWRRFRKHRMAMIGVIVLFTLALFSFVGPYVYVPRLAAELEAIGSPFIQDRVDLQTAIDHLDFLNILSAPSAIHPFGTDDLGRDLLARALYGGRVSLLVGLTAMAIAISLGTIIGATAGFLGGVVDQILMRITDLFLSLPVIPLTLLVVYLFRDPVIQLMGSPEAGIFTIVVTVIGSLAWMSTARIVRATFLSLKEKEFVEAAIVLGVSRPAIMFRHILPNAIGPIIVAATLEVGSAIITESTLSFLGVGFPPDTPTWGRLVTDGSQYLQAAPWLALFPGALIFLTVLSINFVGDGLRDALDPRSRL, translated from the coding sequence ATGTCTGAAATAGAGATGAATGGCACAGTGGGGCTGTCAGTAAGTACCCGTGCGCAACAAATGACGAGCCGGCTATCACCCAGGCCACGTACCCTACTCAGTGATGCCTGGCGGCGTTTTCGCAAGCATCGGATGGCCATGATCGGCGTCATTGTCTTGTTCACATTGGCCTTGTTCTCCTTTGTGGGGCCATATGTTTATGTACCAAGGCTGGCCGCCGAATTAGAGGCTATTGGCTCACCCTTTATCCAGGATCGGGTTGATTTACAGACCGCGATTGATCATCTCGATTTTCTTAATATCCTGTCGGCACCGAGTGCAATCCATCCGTTTGGGACCGATGACCTTGGCCGCGATTTGCTGGCACGGGCCCTTTACGGCGGTCGCGTTTCGCTGTTGGTCGGCTTGACCGCTATGGCAATTGCGATTTCGCTGGGAACGATCATTGGGGCGACGGCTGGTTTTCTGGGTGGAGTAGTCGATCAGATTTTAATGCGTATCACCGATCTTTTTTTGTCACTACCGGTCATTCCCCTAACCCTGCTGGTGGTCTATCTCTTCCGTGACCCCGTTATTCAATTGATGGGATCACCCGAAGCCGGTATCTTCACGATTGTTGTGACTGTGATCGGCAGCCTGGCCTGGATGAGTACGGCGCGCATTGTGCGGGCGACCTTCCTCTCGCTCAAAGAGAAGGAATTCGTCGAGGCAGCGATTGTGCTAGGGGTCAGTCGTCCGGCAATTATGTTTCGTCATATTCTGCCCAACGCTATCGGCCCAATTATCGTAGCCGCGACTCTGGAAGTCGGGAGTGCGATCATTACCGAGTCAACGCTGTCGTTCCTGGGTGTTGGCTTCCCGCCTGATACACCAACGTGGGGCCGATTAGTGACCGACGGGAGTCAGTATTTGCAGGCTGCGCCGTGGCTTGCCCTCTTCCCCGGCGCTCTGATCTTTCTCACCGTGCTCAGTATTAATTTTGTCGGTGACGGATTGCGTGATGCACTCGATCCGCGTTCACGTTTATAA
- a CDS encoding ABC transporter permease, producing the protein MLQYIIRRILIAIPTLLIISFVIFAVLALAPGDPLAQFALNPAIPESTRELIRIQFGLDRPWPERYVRWLTSLMRGDWGFSFGTRGPVIDLIWQRLPQTLTVVGTAYLIAVLLAIPIGIISAVKQYSIFDNIATFFAFIGFSVPSFFTGLVLMLVFAINLRWFPIVYNTTLQVVDWETFTQQVRQMTLPVTVLVVQQTAALTRFMRSSMLDNLSLDYVRTARAKGLSDRMVVLRHVLRNSLIPVVTLIALGIPTIFAGAIITENLFRVNGLGALLITSINNSDTPVVMALTFIFAILTVVFNLIADILYGVLDPRVRYS; encoded by the coding sequence ATGTTGCAATACATTATTCGACGGATTTTGATTGCTATTCCAACGCTCTTGATTATCAGCTTTGTTATTTTTGCCGTGCTTGCGCTTGCCCCTGGCGACCCGCTGGCCCAATTCGCACTGAACCCGGCAATTCCCGAATCAACCCGCGAGCTAATCCGGATTCAATTCGGGCTTGACCGGCCTTGGCCAGAACGCTACGTGCGTTGGCTCACCTCGTTAATGCGAGGTGATTGGGGCTTTTCGTTTGGCACTCGCGGCCCGGTGATCGACCTGATCTGGCAACGGTTGCCACAAACGCTAACCGTCGTTGGTACGGCGTATCTGATCGCGGTGCTCCTCGCTATTCCGATAGGGATTATTTCAGCCGTTAAGCAATACTCGATTTTCGACAATATTGCTACATTTTTCGCTTTTATTGGATTTTCGGTACCGTCATTCTTTACTGGTCTGGTTCTGATGCTGGTATTTGCGATCAATTTGCGCTGGTTTCCAATCGTATACAATACGACTCTCCAGGTGGTTGACTGGGAAACCTTTACCCAGCAAGTACGCCAGATGACCTTACCGGTGACGGTGCTAGTTGTACAGCAGACGGCTGCGCTCACCCGCTTTATGCGCTCATCAATGCTTGATAATCTGTCACTCGATTATGTGCGCACGGCACGGGCAAAAGGTCTGAGTGATCGGATGGTTGTGCTACGTCACGTGCTACGAAACAGTCTGATACCGGTGGTCACCCTAATCGCGCTGGGTATTCCGACAATTTTCGCCGGTGCGATTATCACTGAGAATCTCTTCCGCGTAAACGGATTGGGGGCATTGCTGATTACTTCAATCAACAATTCCGATACGCCGGTCGTGATGGCCCTGACCTTTATCTTTGCCATTCTGACCGTGGTGTTCAACCTGATCGCTGATATTCTTTACGGTGTGCTCGATCCACGGGTACGCTATTCCTAG
- a CDS encoding peptide ABC transporter substrate-binding protein — protein MTLLAMVAMILAACGTQQPQAQPTTAPAAQATTAPQPTAAPQPTAAPQPTAAPQPTAAPTAAPAKGGKLTILYWQAVTTLNPHLATGTKDFDGATVILEPLARYNEKDELVPFLAAEIPTLENGGVAADGTSVTWKLKPGLKWSDGSDFTIDDIIFTWQYCADEATACTTKAAFDPIANIEKIDDTTFKIIWKEPNANPYISFVGPLGMILQKKQFGNCIGAAASTSAECQAANLAPIGTNAWKLKEFRPGDTVIYERNPFFRDADKVFFDEVEIKGGGDATSAARAVCETGEVDFAWNLQIPKAVLEPILASGKCDAIAGGSFGVERIVVNFANPDPALGDKRSEPDQPHPFLTDPAVRKAIALAIDRKAIAEQLYGPTGEPTCNILVVPANVNSPNTTCERNVEEAKRLLEEAGWKLNGQVREKNGVRLVVSFQTSINTLRQGEQAIIKSNLAEIGIQVNNKAIDAAVFFGGDPGNPDTLNKFYADLQMYTNGPSSTDPQQYLQGWICAEVASSANQWNGNNDGRYCNPEYDALFEQLKKELDLKKREELAIKMNDLLVNDVAVIPLINRRTPNAKLKNLEGPTFNTFDSSIWNIATWRRVP, from the coding sequence ATGACCCTCCTGGCAATGGTGGCAATGATCCTCGCCGCCTGTGGTACGCAACAACCCCAGGCTCAGCCCACCACTGCTCCGGCAGCGCAAGCGACGACGGCCCCCCAGCCAACTGCTGCGCCGCAGCCAACTGCTGCCCCTCAGCCGACCGCTGCCCCTCAGCCGACCGCTGCGCCAACAGCCGCGCCGGCGAAAGGTGGTAAACTGACCATCCTCTACTGGCAAGCGGTCACAACGCTCAACCCACACCTGGCAACCGGTACCAAAGACTTTGATGGGGCAACGGTTATTCTTGAACCACTGGCCCGCTACAACGAAAAAGACGAGCTGGTTCCCTTCCTCGCCGCCGAAATCCCGACCCTGGAAAATGGTGGTGTGGCTGCCGATGGTACCAGCGTAACCTGGAAGCTCAAGCCAGGCCTGAAGTGGTCGGACGGCAGTGACTTCACGATTGACGACATTATCTTTACCTGGCAGTACTGCGCTGATGAGGCTACAGCCTGTACCACAAAGGCGGCATTCGATCCGATTGCCAACATCGAGAAGATTGATGACACGACCTTCAAGATCATTTGGAAGGAGCCGAACGCCAACCCCTACATCTCCTTTGTTGGGCCGCTCGGCATGATCTTGCAGAAGAAGCAGTTTGGGAACTGCATCGGTGCCGCTGCTAGCACCAGCGCCGAGTGTCAGGCCGCGAACCTGGCGCCAATCGGAACCAATGCGTGGAAGCTCAAGGAGTTCCGCCCTGGTGATACGGTTATCTACGAGCGCAACCCCTTCTTCCGTGATGCCGATAAGGTCTTCTTCGACGAGGTAGAGATCAAGGGTGGTGGTGATGCTACCTCAGCCGCCCGCGCCGTCTGCGAAACGGGTGAAGTTGATTTTGCCTGGAACTTGCAGATTCCAAAGGCCGTGCTCGAACCAATCCTGGCCAGTGGCAAATGCGACGCCATCGCTGGCGGTTCGTTCGGCGTCGAACGGATTGTAGTCAACTTTGCCAATCCTGATCCGGCGCTAGGCGACAAGCGCAGCGAGCCTGATCAACCGCATCCGTTCCTGACCGATCCGGCAGTGCGGAAGGCGATCGCACTAGCAATTGACCGCAAGGCGATTGCCGAGCAGCTCTACGGCCCGACCGGTGAACCAACGTGCAATATTCTGGTTGTACCGGCGAACGTCAACTCGCCGAACACCACTTGCGAACGTAACGTCGAAGAGGCCAAGCGTCTGCTAGAAGAGGCTGGCTGGAAGCTCAATGGTCAAGTACGCGAGAAGAACGGCGTGCGGTTGGTCGTCTCCTTCCAGACCAGTATCAATACGCTGCGCCAGGGTGAGCAAGCAATTATCAAATCGAACCTGGCCGAGATCGGGATTCAGGTGAACAACAAGGCCATTGACGCCGCGGTCTTCTTCGGTGGCGATCCGGGTAATCCTGATACACTGAACAAGTTCTATGCCGACCTGCAAATGTACACCAACGGTCCGTCTTCAACCGATCCACAGCAATACTTGCAAGGTTGGATCTGCGCCGAAGTCGCATCGTCGGCGAACCAGTGGAACGGCAACAACGACGGTCGCTACTGCAACCCCGAATACGATGCGCTCTTCGAGCAGTTGAAGAAGGAGCTTGATCTGAAGAAGCGGGAAGAGCTGGCAATCAAGATGAATGACCTCCTGGTCAACGATGTGGCCGTGATCCCGCTGATCAACCGCCGCACGCCGAATGCGAAGCTGAAGAATCTTGAAGGCCCAACCTTCAATACCTTCGACAGCAGCATTTGGAATATTGCAACCTGGCGGCGCGTGCCGTAA
- a CDS encoding peptidoglycan-binding domain-containing protein: MGDDEGLRMNVSHNKEPYLSHEILADDLYISADGREDVHSLQCYTTIYESALVYIWGVLAFGIMSATLQQRMESHKRGAAALRPYIVRQGRSSTTPVLRTRSYLVKRYRYIWWLFIILCTSCTSAPGAAPLRSTATPSVEQPTAVPTVFPTAASTIPLTTVPAVTGLPAPVYLIANEQVMRLEPDGNRLTQITYEPQPVHDLSVAANGTLVYLTGNELVALDGNGRRTLLREQEISRPRISPDGQQIVYHLTKPTPGLVIGRDDSPDGVYLSQITGGRPGLLIADDPEPEVADFTNPAWRYIPVAWSPTGDRLLLYAVMRPEMGIPGGEAVIIGPDEPSVRTFSCCEEELWSIDGRDIAVAGGGPGPDVRFGLHLIDAASGAEKAVLAPTATTIPLVRAPQRLADGAIYAFVELVPTDSYTWEYPFQPRMVRITNDGTITPLRGDPLPEPVVVLWDAQAHGALVQFATADTLVWLPTDPTLPMQTTLAEGFAFTWVPPTNLTARDCSSFTDLAPQPTPQFDPAVTDIQARLAALGFDPGPIDGMFGPLTAAAVRAFRIANSLEPGDTIDCAGWQMLLRRSVMP, from the coding sequence GTGGGTGACGATGAAGGTTTACGCATGAATGTATCTCACAACAAAGAGCCTTATCTGTCACACGAGATACTGGCCGACGACCTCTACATTAGCGCAGATGGTCGCGAGGATGTGCATAGTCTACAGTGTTATACCACTATCTACGAATCTGCGCTAGTCTATATTTGGGGGGTGTTAGCTTTTGGTATCATGAGTGCCACGTTGCAGCAAAGAATGGAGAGCCACAAGCGGGGCGCAGCAGCGCTGCGCCCGTACATCGTGAGGCAGGGGCGTAGCAGCACTACGCCCGTACTTCGCACCAGGAGTTATCTTGTGAAACGTTACCGGTATATCTGGTGGTTGTTCATCATTCTCTGCACGTCCTGCACATCGGCGCCTGGTGCGGCTCCCCTCCGCTCCACGGCCACGCCATCGGTAGAGCAACCAACTGCGGTACCGACTGTCTTTCCAACCGCCGCTTCAACCATCCCACTAACCACAGTACCAGCCGTTACCGGCCTCCCCGCACCAGTGTACCTCATCGCCAACGAGCAGGTGATGCGCCTGGAACCTGACGGCAACCGCTTGACCCAGATTACCTACGAACCCCAACCGGTACACGATTTAAGCGTCGCTGCGAACGGGACGCTGGTCTACCTGACCGGCAATGAGTTGGTAGCGCTCGACGGCAACGGTCGGCGCACCCTGTTGCGCGAGCAGGAGATCAGTCGGCCACGGATCTCACCCGATGGCCAACAGATTGTGTATCATCTGACCAAACCCACGCCAGGCCTTGTTATTGGGCGCGACGATTCGCCCGATGGTGTCTACCTGAGCCAGATAACCGGTGGACGGCCCGGTCTGCTCATCGCCGATGACCCTGAACCGGAGGTAGCCGATTTCACCAATCCGGCCTGGCGGTATATTCCGGTGGCGTGGTCTCCGACCGGGGATCGATTGCTTCTCTACGCCGTCATGCGACCAGAAATGGGCATTCCCGGTGGCGAAGCGGTGATCATTGGTCCAGATGAACCGTCAGTGCGCACCTTCAGTTGTTGTGAAGAGGAGCTGTGGAGCATAGATGGACGTGACATCGCAGTGGCCGGTGGCGGCCCTGGCCCAGATGTACGGTTTGGCCTTCACTTGATTGATGCCGCCAGCGGTGCAGAAAAGGCTGTTTTGGCGCCGACGGCGACGACCATCCCGCTGGTACGCGCACCACAGCGTCTGGCCGATGGCGCCATCTATGCTTTCGTCGAGTTGGTACCAACCGATAGCTACACCTGGGAATACCCTTTTCAACCTCGGATGGTGCGCATCACCAACGACGGGACGATCACACCACTGCGCGGCGATCCTCTCCCTGAACCGGTAGTGGTGCTCTGGGATGCACAGGCACACGGCGCGTTGGTACAGTTTGCAACTGCCGACACGTTGGTTTGGCTACCGACTGACCCAACGCTCCCGATGCAGACTACCCTCGCCGAAGGCTTTGCTTTCACGTGGGTACCTCCGACCAATCTGACTGCGCGCGATTGCAGCAGCTTCACCGACCTGGCCCCACAGCCAACTCCGCAGTTCGATCCAGCAGTTACCGACATCCAGGCCCGCCTAGCGGCGCTCGGTTTTGATCCCGGCCCGATTGATGGGATGTTTGGCCCGCTGACGGCAGCGGCAGTGCGCGCCTTTCGGATAGCGAATAGTCTTGAACCAGGAGACACGATTGATTGTGCAGGCTGGCAGATGCTCTTACGACGTAGTGTGATGCCATGA
- the nth gene encoding endonuclease III yields the protein MRKPSSSPTSPSAPLPAQPFPIEQALDTLERELTRFTPPLIDQMGEVSQTPFRILIATILSLRTKDTLTAVVAPRLFAVADTPAAMLALGVERIAELIYPVGFYRVKARQIVAICQILLERYGGEVPSDLDELLKLPGVGRKTANLVVTAGFGLPGICVDIHVHRICNRWGYVQTRTPEETEMALRARLPQRYWTPINRLLVTLGQNICHPTSPRCSICPIRDLCPRIGVTRSR from the coding sequence ATGCGTAAACCTTCATCGTCACCCACATCGCCCTCCGCACCACTCCCTGCGCAACCATTTCCGATTGAGCAAGCGCTTGACACACTCGAACGCGAACTGACCCGCTTCACACCACCGCTGATCGATCAGATGGGTGAAGTAAGTCAAACACCGTTTCGGATTCTGATCGCAACCATCCTCAGTCTCCGCACCAAAGACACATTGACGGCAGTTGTCGCGCCGCGACTGTTCGCTGTTGCCGATACACCAGCAGCAATGCTGGCGCTTGGCGTAGAGCGGATTGCCGAATTGATCTACCCGGTCGGCTTTTACCGGGTTAAGGCGCGGCAGATTGTTGCTATCTGCCAGATATTGCTTGAACGCTACGGCGGTGAAGTGCCGTCTGATCTCGATGAACTCTTGAAGCTCCCTGGCGTCGGTCGCAAGACGGCCAATTTGGTGGTGACGGCTGGCTTTGGTTTGCCAGGAATCTGTGTTGATATTCATGTCCACCGCATTTGCAATCGGTGGGGGTATGTTCAGACACGCACGCCCGAAGAGACTGAGATGGCCCTACGGGCCAGATTACCGCAGCGCTACTGGACACCTATCAACCGTCTGCTGGTTACATTGGGACAGAACATCTGTCATCCAACCTCACCACGTTGCAGCATCTGCCCGATCCGCGATCTGTGTCCACGCATCGGCGTCACGCGCAGCCGGTAA